In Thiohalorhabdus sp. Cl-TMA, one genomic interval encodes:
- the xrtA gene encoding exosortase A, protein MTVQGHEELRLPDPVRGWTEARPLVLALLYLAGLVAVYHETALSMAAIWWRSQTYAHGVLVLPVSAYFLWRRRRLLASLPLGPDARGLVALGALTGTWFLAQRAEVLFMQHLALVAMIPAGLWALLGARFVRAAAFPLGFLIFAVPLGEGLVPLLRDFTATFSVSALQITGIPVYREGHYISIPEGRFLVADACSGIRYLIASLAIGTLFAYLNYRSLWRRLAFIAAAAAVPVLANGVRAYGIVVLAHLSDMRLATGVDHIIYGWVFFGVVMVLLFWLGGFWRDARSGVPEEPAQEEPGRIGRGASNAGLALVGALVLAVAGAGPAGAAWLNRSASGFSATTLDLPPGKAGWRGPAPVEGTWHPRYRGADRMVHRAYRGGEGTVRVLLIHYRNQQQGAELISSGNSLHNGKHWVRTGEGRETADLPGSTDGFGVRELLLKGPGGRRLVWQWYDIGGHVTSRPIAAKLWAAWEEIRSGRPDATLIAVATDYEGRLGPARKRLSRFLGAFPAMTRGGRLVRAMQGEGS, encoded by the coding sequence ATGACCGTGCAGGGACATGAAGAGCTCCGATTGCCCGATCCGGTGCGGGGCTGGACGGAGGCGCGCCCCCTGGTTCTGGCGCTGCTCTACCTGGCGGGCCTGGTGGCCGTCTATCACGAAACGGCCCTGTCCATGGCCGCCATCTGGTGGCGCTCCCAGACCTATGCCCACGGGGTGCTGGTGCTGCCCGTATCCGCCTATTTCCTGTGGCGCCGCCGCCGTCTCCTCGCCTCGCTACCCCTGGGTCCCGACGCGCGGGGCCTGGTGGCCCTGGGTGCCTTGACCGGTACCTGGTTCCTGGCGCAGCGGGCGGAGGTGCTGTTCATGCAGCATCTTGCCCTGGTGGCCATGATTCCCGCGGGGCTCTGGGCGCTGCTCGGCGCCCGCTTCGTGCGGGCCGCGGCGTTTCCCCTGGGATTCCTGATCTTCGCCGTTCCCCTTGGGGAGGGCCTGGTGCCCCTGCTCCGGGATTTCACGGCGACCTTCAGCGTCTCGGCACTGCAGATCACGGGAATACCGGTGTACCGGGAGGGCCACTACATCTCCATTCCCGAGGGACGCTTCCTGGTGGCCGACGCCTGCAGCGGCATCCGCTACCTCATCGCCTCTCTGGCCATCGGCACCCTGTTCGCCTACCTGAACTACCGTTCCCTGTGGCGGCGCTTGGCCTTCATCGCGGCGGCCGCGGCGGTGCCGGTCCTGGCCAACGGCGTCCGGGCCTACGGCATCGTGGTGCTGGCGCACCTCAGTGATATGCGGCTGGCCACCGGGGTGGACCACATTATCTACGGCTGGGTGTTCTTCGGCGTGGTTATGGTGCTGCTTTTCTGGCTGGGCGGCTTCTGGCGGGATGCCCGGTCCGGCGTTCCGGAGGAGCCGGCGCAGGAGGAGCCGGGCCGGATCGGGAGGGGCGCCAGCAACGCTGGTCTGGCCCTGGTCGGGGCGCTGGTGCTGGCCGTCGCGGGGGCCGGTCCGGCCGGGGCCGCCTGGCTTAACCGGAGTGCCAGCGGCTTCTCGGCCACCACGCTGGACCTTCCGCCCGGTAAGGCCGGCTGGCGGGGCCCCGCCCCCGTCGAGGGCACCTGGCACCCGCGCTATAGGGGCGCGGATCGGATGGTGCATCGGGCGTACCGCGGCGGCGAAGGGACGGTTCGCGTACTGCTCATTCATTACCGGAACCAGCAACAGGGAGCGGAACTGATTTCCTCCGGAAACAGCTTGCATAACGGAAAGCATTGGGTGCGGACCGGGGAAGGGCGGGAGACCGCCGATCTGCCCGGTTCCACGGACGGCTTCGGCGTACGGGAGCTCCTGCTCAAGGGCCCCGGAGGGCGGCGCTTGGTCTGGCAGTGGTACGACATCGGCGGCCACGTCACCTCCCGTCCCATAGCGGCCAAGCTCTGGGCGGCCTGGGAGGAGATCCGGAGCGGCCGTCCGGACGCCACCCTGATCGCCGTGGCTACCGATTATGAAGGCCGGCTGGGGCCGGCCCGGAAGCGGCTGTCGCGGTTCCTGGGCGCGTTCCCCGCCATGACCCGGGGGGGACGGTTGGTTCGCGCCATGCAGGGGGAGGGCTCATGA
- a CDS encoding XrtA/PEP-CTERM system amidotransferase, which yields MCGLVGLFDTREERPVGRALLEAMNDRLYHRGPDGSGTHLEPGLGLGHRRLAIIDLDGGDQPLFSEDGSVAVVYNGEIYNFRELAEQLRNRGYRFRTRCDTEVIVHAWREWGKDCVHRFRGMFAFAVWDRAHRTVFLARDRIGIKPLHYAVLEDGTLAFASELKALLLHPGLSRELDYRAVEEYFAYGYIPDPKTILKGVHKLPPGHRLTVRRGAPVPAPEPYWDVPFSDGGTAPDERAAGEELGGYLAEAVSIRRIADVPVGAFLSGGVDSSAVVAMLAQADDEPVRTCSISFGDPRFNEASHAAHVAERYGTDHSVQEVNPQDFDLVDRLAGIYDEPFADSSAMPTYRVCEQARKRVTVALSGDGGDENFAGYRRYRWHLHEEGVRRHVPQALRGPLFGSLAAVYPKLNRAPRIFRAKATLESVSRPSLEAYLDNMGVVPDSIRARLFTPRFRQALQGYHAAEVLRGHAENAPEHPLSQVQYLDMKTYLPGDILTKVDRASMANSLEVRVPVLDHHFVEWAAGLPPELKYHRGEGKYLFKKAMRPHLPDEVLYRRKMGFAVPLDEWFRGPLRDKVREALLGPILQDTGIFRREALEGLLEQHQSGKWDHSAVLWSLLMFAAFLRQLEKEPVVAREELHGDYATP from the coding sequence ATGTGCGGTCTGGTGGGCTTGTTCGATACCCGGGAGGAACGGCCGGTGGGCCGCGCCCTCCTGGAGGCCATGAACGATCGGCTGTATCACCGGGGTCCCGACGGCTCGGGCACCCATCTGGAGCCGGGGCTCGGGCTCGGCCATCGGCGGCTCGCCATCATCGACCTGGACGGCGGGGACCAGCCCCTGTTCAGCGAGGATGGCTCCGTGGCCGTGGTCTACAACGGCGAGATCTACAATTTCCGGGAGCTGGCGGAGCAGCTGCGTAACCGGGGCTACCGTTTCCGGACCCGCTGCGACACCGAGGTGATCGTCCATGCCTGGCGGGAATGGGGGAAGGATTGCGTGCACCGCTTCCGGGGCATGTTCGCTTTCGCCGTCTGGGACCGGGCGCACCGGACGGTCTTTCTGGCCCGGGATCGGATCGGCATCAAGCCCCTCCACTACGCCGTGCTGGAGGACGGCACCCTGGCTTTCGCCTCGGAGCTGAAGGCCCTGCTCCTCCATCCCGGGCTGTCCCGCGAGCTGGATTACCGGGCCGTGGAGGAATACTTCGCCTACGGCTACATCCCGGACCCGAAAACCATCCTGAAGGGGGTGCACAAGCTCCCGCCGGGTCACCGGCTGACGGTCCGTCGCGGGGCGCCCGTTCCCGCGCCGGAGCCCTACTGGGACGTGCCGTTCTCGGACGGCGGCACCGCGCCGGATGAAAGGGCCGCGGGGGAGGAGCTCGGCGGGTACCTGGCCGAGGCGGTTTCCATCCGGCGGATAGCCGACGTGCCGGTGGGGGCCTTCCTCTCCGGAGGCGTGGATTCGAGCGCCGTGGTGGCCATGCTTGCGCAGGCGGACGACGAGCCGGTGCGCACCTGCTCCATTTCCTTCGGCGACCCCCGCTTCAACGAGGCGTCCCACGCCGCCCATGTGGCCGAGCGCTACGGCACCGATCATAGCGTCCAGGAGGTGAATCCCCAGGATTTCGACCTCGTGGACCGCCTGGCGGGGATCTACGACGAGCCCTTCGCCGACAGCTCGGCCATGCCCACCTACCGGGTCTGCGAGCAAGCCCGGAAGCGGGTCACCGTGGCCCTGTCCGGGGACGGCGGCGACGAGAACTTCGCCGGCTACCGGCGCTATCGGTGGCACCTGCACGAGGAAGGGGTGCGCCGGCACGTCCCGCAAGCCCTGCGCGGTCCGCTGTTCGGCAGCCTTGCAGCCGTTTATCCCAAGCTCAACCGGGCGCCGCGCATCTTTCGGGCCAAGGCCACCCTGGAATCCGTTTCCCGGCCGAGCCTGGAGGCCTACCTGGACAACATGGGCGTGGTGCCCGACAGCATCCGCGCCCGGCTGTTCACCCCCCGGTTCCGGCAGGCGCTCCAGGGCTATCACGCCGCGGAGGTGCTGCGCGGTCACGCCGAGAATGCCCCGGAGCATCCGCTCTCCCAAGTCCAATACCTGGACATGAAGACCTATCTGCCGGGCGACATCCTGACCAAGGTGGACCGGGCCAGCATGGCCAATTCCCTGGAGGTGCGGGTCCCGGTGCTCGATCACCACTTCGTGGAATGGGCGGCGGGCCTTCCGCCGGAGCTCAAGTACCACAGGGGGGAGGGCAAGTACCTCTTCAAGAAGGCCATGCGACCCCACCTGCCGGACGAGGTGCTGTACCGGCGCAAGATGGGCTTCGCGGTCCCCCTCGATGAGTGGTTCCGGGGGCCCTTGCGGGACAAGGTGCGCGAGGCCCTGCTCGGCCCGATTCTCCAGGATACGGGGATCTTCCGACGCGAAGCCCTGGAGGGCCTGCTGGAGCAGCACCAATCGGGGAAATGGGACCACAGCGCCGTCCTCTGGTCGCTCCTGATGTTCGCTGCCTTCCTGCGTCAGCTGGAGAAGGAGCCGGTGGTCGCCAGGGAGGAGCTCCACGGGGATTACGCGACGCCATGA
- a CDS encoding TIGR03088 family PEP-CTERM/XrtA system glycosyltransferase: MTPARSPRTDAPVVAHVVHSLGVGGMENGLVNLINRTPHRELRHVVICLAEYTEFARRIDPPVELYALNKRPGKDPGLYLRLWRLLRELRPDLVHTRNLAAIEAHLPATLAGVRHRVHGEHGWDMADLSGANRRYRRLRRMLRPLVHHFIPLSGDLEDYLARGVGVREHRMTRICNGVDVQHFHPGKERERLPEEAGFPPEARIIGWAGRMEGEKDPLGLVRAFIRLVEEAGEAARAARLVMIGGGSLYPRVRAELEEAGLLDRAWLPGEREDLAGIYRALDLFVLPSLAEGISNTVLEAMASGVPVVVTRVGGNPELVVEGETGDLVPPGDPEALAGALAGLLGEPDRLVRMGSAARRRAEARYSIDAMVAAYLDVYRRVLGQGPDSLAGRTMPEGEAR; this comes from the coding sequence ATGACGCCGGCAAGAAGCCCCCGGACCGATGCCCCCGTGGTGGCCCATGTGGTGCATTCCCTGGGTGTGGGCGGCATGGAGAACGGCCTGGTGAACCTCATCAACCGGACCCCGCACCGGGAGCTGCGCCATGTGGTCATCTGCCTGGCGGAATACACGGAGTTCGCCCGCCGCATCGACCCGCCCGTGGAGCTGTACGCCCTCAACAAACGGCCCGGAAAGGATCCCGGGCTCTACCTGCGCCTCTGGCGCCTGCTCCGCGAGCTGCGGCCGGATCTGGTCCACACCCGCAACCTCGCAGCCATCGAGGCCCATCTTCCGGCCACCCTGGCCGGGGTGCGGCATCGGGTGCACGGCGAGCACGGCTGGGACATGGCGGACCTGTCCGGGGCGAACCGGCGGTATCGGCGCCTGCGGCGGATGCTGCGTCCCCTGGTCCATCACTTCATTCCCCTTTCCGGTGACCTGGAGGACTACCTGGCCCGGGGGGTGGGAGTACGGGAGCACCGCATGACCCGGATCTGCAACGGTGTGGACGTCCAGCACTTCCATCCCGGGAAGGAACGGGAGCGGCTCCCCGAAGAGGCGGGATTCCCTCCGGAGGCGCGCATCATCGGCTGGGCCGGACGCATGGAAGGGGAGAAGGACCCCCTGGGGCTGGTGCGGGCCTTCATCCGCCTGGTGGAGGAGGCTGGCGAGGCTGCACGGGCCGCGCGACTGGTGATGATCGGCGGCGGATCCCTCTATCCCCGGGTGCGCGCGGAGCTGGAAGAGGCCGGCCTGCTGGACCGGGCCTGGCTTCCCGGAGAGCGCGAGGACCTCGCCGGGATCTACCGCGCGCTGGACCTCTTCGTGCTGCCCTCCTTGGCCGAAGGGATCTCCAATACCGTGCTCGAGGCCATGGCCTCGGGGGTTCCGGTGGTTGTCACCCGGGTGGGCGGCAATCCCGAGCTGGTGGTGGAGGGGGAGACCGGCGACCTGGTGCCTCCCGGTGATCCCGAAGCCCTGGCCGGGGCCCTGGCCGGGCTGCTGGGGGAGCCGGACCGCCTGGTCCGCATGGGGTCGGCGGCCCGGAGGCGGGCGGAGGCCCGATACAGCATCGATGCCATGGTGGCGGCCTATCTGGACGTCTATCGCCGGGTACTCGGCCAGGGTCCCGACTCCCTGGCCGGTCGGACCATGCCGGAAGGGGAGGCGCGCTGA